From Schizosaccharomyces pombe strain 972h- genome assembly, chromosome: II, the proteins below share one genomic window:
- the thf1 gene encoding C1-5,6,7,8-tetrahydrofolate (THF) synthase, trifunctional enzyme Thf1, with product MALLLEGTSLARKVREELREQISSIKSVDPYFNVSLKIIQVGGREDSNVYVRMKTRAANEAGISCEHVNFPEDITEYDLLLAIKGFNEDPTVHGIIVQLPLPAHINEQIITEAVAPEKDVDGFCETNLGKLTKREGQPLFTACTPKGIMCILKHYGINVQGKHAVVIGRSNIVGRPMSILLEKANATVTLCHSKTESIADIVRTADIVVAAIGIPHFVKADWLKKGVVAIDVGINSIPDATKKSGYRLTGDIDFENAKEVASAITPVPGSVGPMTVAMLLQNVVESAVRFRKMSRKRKPTLLPLKLQTPVPSDIEIARSQTPKNIGDLASEIGIAKSELEFYGSHKAKVNLEILQRLAHRRDGHYVVVTGITPTPFGEGKSTLTAGLVQALSNLDKLAIACVRQPSQGPTFGIKGGAAGGGYSQFIPMEEFNLHLTGDIHAITAATNLLAAAIDTRMFHENTQSDAALYKRLTLVKGNKREFAPVMFRRLKKLGIDKTNPEELTEEEQRKFARLDIEPSTISWNRTLDVNDRFLRKITIGENPTEKGFTRQTGFDLSVASECMSVLALATDLKDMRERLGRMVVASNKSGEPVTADDLGVGGALTVLLKDAIKPTLMQTLEGTPALVHAGPFANISIGASSILADRIALKLAGTEVDEDAKKEAGYVVTEAGFASDIGMEKFFNIKCRTSGLKPDAIVIVATVQALKLHGGGPPVGPGKPIPEVYKREDVDLVRKGCANLAKHISNARKYGLPVVVAINKFSSDSPNEISAIREEALAAGATDAVDSNHWAEGGKGALGVARALINACENVDSEFRLLYDVHEPIEKKIEIIAKEMYGADGIELSPLAKERLETFTKQGYNNLPICIAKTQYSLSHDPDLKGAPTNFTVPIRDMRLSAGAGFIYPLAAAISTIPGLPTKPAYYNIDIAENGDIVGLS from the exons CAAAGTTCGAGAAGAACTTCGGGAGCAGATCTCCTCGATTAAATCTGTTGACCCTTATTTCAAcgtttctttaaaaatcattcaaGTCGGAGGTAGAGAGGACTCAAATGTATATGTGCGCATGAAAACTCGTGCAGCTAATGAG GCTGGAATCTCCTGTGAGCATGTGAATTTTCCTGAAGATATTACAGAATACGACTTGCTGCTTGCCATCAAAGGCTTCAACGAGGACCCTACTGTCCACGGTATTATTGTACAGTTACCTCTGCCTGCTCACATCAATGAGCAGATTATTACAGAAGCCGTCGCTCCCGAGAAAGACGTTGATGGTTTTTGTGAAACTAATTTGGGAAAATTGACCAAGCGCGAAGGTCAACCCTTGTTTACCGCATGCACCCCAAAAGGTATTATGTgcattttaaaacattacGGGATTAATGTCCAAGGAAAGCATGCTGTTGTCATAGGCCGTAGCAACATTGTTGGTCGTCCAATGTCCATACTTTTGGAAAAGGCAAATGCCACAGTTACTTTATGTCATTCAAAGACGGAATCTATTGCTGATATTGTTAGGACAGCTGATATTGTCGTTGCTGCCATTGGTATTCCTCATTTCGTCAAGGCTGACTGGTTGAAAAAGGGCGTTGTCGCTATTGATGTTGGTATCAACTCTATTCCAGATGCCACCAAGAAGTCTGGTTACCGTCTTACCGGCGATATTGACTTTGAAAATGCCAAGGAGGTCGCCAGCGCAATCACACCTGTCCCTGGTTCTGTTGGTCCTATGACCGTAGCCATGTTGCTGCAAAACGTGGTTGAATCAGCTGTTCGCTTTCGCAAAATGTCTCGCAAGCGTAAACCAACTCTTCTTCCTTTAAAGCTTCAGACCCCTGTTCCTAGTGATATTGAGATTGCGCGTTCACAAACCCCTAAAAATATTGGTGACTTGGCTTCCGAAATTGGTATCGCAAAATCTGAATTAGAATTTTATGGATCCCATAAAGCCAAGGTCAACCTTGAAATTCTTCAACGTCTGGCTCATCGTCGCGACGGCCACTACGTTGTAGTTACTGGTATCACTCCTACTCCATTCGGCGAGGGTAAAAGTACACTTACTGCAGGACTCGTTCAAGCGCTTTCAAACTTGGACAAGCTTGCTATTGCATGTGTTCGTCAACCCTCTCAAGGCCCCACATTTGGAATTAAAGGTGGTGCTGCCGGAGGTGGTTATTCTCAATTCATCCCTATGGAGGAGTTCAATCTTCATTTAACTGGTGACATTCATGCAATTACAGCAGCTACCAACTTGCTTGCTGCTGCCATCGATACCCGTATGTTCCATGAAAACACACAATCCGATGCCGCTTTGTATAAACGTTTGACTTTGGTTAAGGGAAACAAACGAGAGTTTGCACCCGTCATGTTCCGTCGCTTGAAAAAGCTTGGCATTGATAAAACTAATCCTGAAGAATTAACCGAAGAAgagcaaagaaaatttgctaGGCTGGATATTGAACCTTCAACTATTTCATGGAATCGTACTTTGGATGTTAACGATCGCTTTCTTCGTAAAATTACTATTGGAGAGAATCCTACGGAAAAGGGTTTCACTCGCCAAACCGGTTTTGATCTTTCTGTCGCTAGCGAATGTATGTCTGTCTTGGCCTTGGCTACTGACTTGAAAGATATGCGTGAGCGATTAGGCCGCATGGTTGTTGCCAGCAACAAATCTGGTGAACCTGTTACCGCTGATGATTTAGGAGTTGGTGGTGCCTTGACAGTCTTGCTCAAAGACGCAATTAAACCAACACTTATGCAAACGTTGGAGGGTACTCCTGCTCTTGTTCATGCTGGCCCTTTTGCAAATATCAGTATTGGTGCCTCTTCCATTCTGGCTGATCGCATTGCCCTCAAATTAGCGGGTACCGAAGTGGATGAGGATGCTAAGAAAGAAGCTGGATATGTTGTAACTGAGGCAGGATTCGCTTCCGATATCGGAATGGAAAAGTTCTTTAATATCAAGTGTCGTACTTCAGGTTTAAAGCCTGATGCCATTGTTATCGTTGCAACTGTTCAAGCATTGAAGTTACACGGCGGCGGTCCTCCTGTTGGACCTGGTAAACCTATCCCTGAGGTTTATAAGCGCGAAGACGTTGATTTGGTTCGTAAAGGATGCGCTAATCTGGCTAAGCACATTAGTAATGCACGTAAGTACGGTTTACCCGTTGTGGTTGCAATCAATAAGTTTTCTTCCGATTCTCCTAATGAAATTAGTGCCATTCGTGAAGAAGCCCTTGCTGCCGGTGCAACTGATGCTGTAGACTCTAACCACTGGGCCGAAGGTGGTAAAGGAGCTCTAGGTGTTGCACGTGCTTTGATAAATGCTTGCGAGAATGTGGATTCTGAATTCCGCCTCCTTTACGATGTACACGAGCCCATCGAAAAGAAGATTGAAATTATTGCGAAAGAAATGTATGGTGCTGACGGCATTGAATTGAGTCCCTTGGCTAAAGAACGTCTTGAAACGTTTACTAAACAAGGATACAACAACTTACCCATTTGCATTGCCAAAACACAATACAGTTTATCGCACGACCCAGATCTAAAAGGTGCCCCTACTAATTTTACCGTGCCAATTCGTGATATGCGTTTGAGTGCTGGTGCTGGATTCATTTATCCTTTAGCAGCAGCCATATCTACTATTCCTGGATTACCTACCAAGCCAGCCTATTACAATATTGATATCGCAGAAAATGGTGATATTGTTGGGCTGTCTTAA
- the fkh1 gene encoding FKBP-type peptidyl-prolyl cis-trans isomerase Fkh1, producing MGVEKQVISSGNGQDFPKPGDRITMHYTGTLTNGKKFDSSVDRGSPFVCTIGVGQLIRGWDEGVPKMSLGEKAKLTITPDYGYGPRGFPGLIPPNSTLLFDVELLAINDKKA from the exons ATGGGTGTCGAAAAGCAAGTTATTTCT tccGGAAATGGTCAAGACTTTCCCAAACCTGGTGACAG AATCACCATGCATTATACCG GTACTTTAACCAATGGTAAAAAGTTTGATTCATCTGTTGACCGTGGATCCCCATTTGTTTGCACTATTGGCGTTGGTCAATTAATTCGCGGATGGGACGAAGGAGTACCCAAAATGAGTTTGGGTGAGAAAGCTAAGCTTACTATCACTCCTGATTATGGCTATGGCCCACGTGGTTTCCCTGGATTGATTCCTCCTAACAGCACTCTTCTTTT CGATGTTGAGTTGCTTGCTATCAATGATAAGAAGGCTTAA
- a CDS encoding gfo/idh/mocA family oxidoreductase: MPPIKTAVLGTGVSAFVFHFPFLEALPSKFEIYACLERRATVTQSKARSAYPNILVYTNLDELLADVNIELVVVSLPPNVHSEIVKKALNAGKHVVCEKPFTPTYEEAKELYELAESKSLLLAIYQNRRWDGDFLTAKKIIESGRLGQVVEFESHFDRYRLGRKSGSWKDEPRPGNGMVYGIGSHLIDQAVSLFGTPYSVTAKLEAQRQIPPLEVEDYFRIILHYPAKGNKLPINVILSSTNVSCGCEMRFCIKGTRGSFMKFGFDPQESQLHSGMKPNDHGFGTDRFELYGNLWTVPLDADVKALPEPTKITVPTVQGNYRDFYDAVFEEILKKANEFPIKSDQVLAVEKIMEAAYKSSESSSSIQL; this comes from the coding sequence ATGCCTCCGATTAAGACTGCAGTGCTTGGAACTGGTGTGTcagcttttgtttttcatttccCATTCCTTGAAGCTTTaccttcaaaatttgaaatttatgcATGTTTAGAACGTAGGGCAACAGTTACACAATCCAAAGCACGCTCTGCATATCCCAATATTTTGGTTTATACAAACTTGGATGAATTATTAGCCGACGTCAATATTGAGTTGGTCGTAGTTTCCCTACCTCCCAATGTTCATTCtgaaattgtaaaaaaagctttgaaCGCTGGTAAGCATGTGGTTTGTGAAAAGCCGTTTACTCCTACCTATGAGGAAGCCAAAGAGCTCTATGAACTTGCCGAATCAAAAAGCCTACTACTGgcaatttatcaaaatcgTCGGTGGGATGGTGATTTTCTGACtgctaaaaaaataatagaaaGCGGAAGACTTGGTCAAGTTGTTGAATTCGAATCTCACTTTGATCGATACCGTCTGGGTCGAAAATCTGGAAGTTGGAAAGATGAACCTAGACCCGGGAACGGAATGGTGTACGGGATAGGCTCACATTTAATTGATCAAGCAGTCTCCTTGTTTGGCACGCCTTACTCTGTTACTGCCAAGCTGGAAGCTCAACGTCAAATTCCTCCTTTGGAGGTGGAAGATTATTTTCGTATTATTCTTCATTACCCTGCTAAAGGAAACAAACTTCCAATCAACGTAATTCTGTCTTCTACTAATGTGTCATGCGGCTGTGAAATGCGATTCTGTATTAAGGGCACTCGTGGTtcttttatgaaatttggGTTTGACCCACAAGAGTCACAATTACATTCAGGAATGAAGCCTAACGATCATGGATTTGGAACTGATAGATTTGAGCTCTATGGAAACTTATGGACTGTTCCTTTGGATGCTGACGTGAAAGCTTTGCCTGAACCAACTAAAATTACGGTTCCTACTGTTCAGGGAAATTACCGGGACTTCTACGATGCGGTTTTTGAGgaaatcttaaaaaaagctaaCGAGTTTCCTATCAAATCTGATCAAGTTTTGGCagtagaaaaaataatggaGGCTGCATATAAAAGTTCTGAATCTTCTAGCTCGATCCAGTtgtaa
- the afg1 gene encoding AFG1 family ATPase, translated as MLQVLRVSAPCFAFVDTIGSIGVCRVVRFTTFHNTPIEVYNKKVNDGVWKRDPYQETAVKAINRLYTELESYTQPPITQDSMPAEKGSILSWISPLKKMFSRKKSPTLTSSLPVPGMPKGIYLYGDVGCGKTALMDLFYHNLPPNVTRSQRIHFHAFMMQVHRTSHDLQDRYGFEIDFIDHIASGIAKETTVLCFDELQVTDVADALLLRRLFEALMKYGVVIFITSNRAPSDLYKNGIQRESFIPCIKLLEHRLQVICLDSPNDYRRLKSKTEDTYLYPANSPEVKKALENWFLCYADEKDPAHQDEVEVFGRKIIVPKASGNVAWFTFEQLCGEPKSAADYLSLASRYHVFIVSDIPKLSIESKDLIHRFITFIDALYDTHGKLILSSEVPVQEIYPTAPSEVLSSTADPAAKGKIESHYHGAFGGIEEVFTFTRCLSRLSEMKKQSWIHSP; from the coding sequence ATGCTGCAAGTGCTTCGTGTTTCAGCTCcttgttttgcttttgttgATACTATAGGAAGCATTGGAGTTTGCAGGGTAGTTCGCTTTACCACATTTCATAATACACCTATTGAAGTATACAACAAGAAAGTTAATGACGGCGTATGGAAACGTGACCCGTATCAAGAAACAGCGGTTAAAGCAATCAACCGTTTGTATACCGAATTGGAATCGTATACACAACCTCCAATAACGCAAGATAGTATGCCAGCTGAAAAGGGATCAATCCTATCTTGGATATCCCccttaaagaaaatgttttctAGGAAGAAGTCTCCCACTCTAACTTCTTCTTTACCTGTACCGGGTATGCCTAAAGGTATATATCTATATGGTGATGTGGGCTGTGGTAAAACCGCTTTGATGGATCTATTTTATCACAACTTACCACCCAATGTTACTCGTTCTCAGCGCATTCATTTCCATGCATTTATGATGCAAGTTCATCGCACTTCACATGATTTGCAAGATCGTTATGGGTTTGAGATTGATTTTATAGATCATATTGCATCCGGAATAGCAAAAGAAACAACAGTGCTATGTTTTGACGAATTACAGGTAACCGATGTCGCGGACGCTCTTTTACTACGCAGACTCTTTGAGGCCCTTATGAAGTATGGTGTTGTTATCTTTATTACTTCTAATAGGGCTCCTTCTGatttgtataaaaatgGAATACAAAGAGAGAGCTTCATTCCTTGCATTAAACTTTTGGAACATCGTCTTCAAGTAATTTGTTTGGACAGTCCAAACGATTACCGACGCCTAAAATCTAAAACAGAAGATACATATCTTTATCCTGCTAATAGCCCAGAAGTTAAGAAAGCCTTGGAAAATTGGTTTCTTTGCTACGCTGATGAGAAAGATCCTGCTCACCAAGACGAAGTTGAAGTATTTGGGAGAAAGATAATCGTTCCAAAAGCAAGTGGCAACGTTGCATGGTTCACCTTTGAACAATTATGTGGAGAACCGAAAAGCGCTGCCGACTATCTTTCATTGGCAAGCCGTTACCATGTTTTCATCGTTTCAGACATTCCCAAATTGAGTATCGAGTCGAAAGACCTTATCCATAGGTTCATTACATTTATTGATGCCCTTTATGACACCCATGGAAAACTCATCTTATCATCTGAAGTTCCAGTTCAAGAAATATATCCGACAGCACCTTCTGAAGTACTTTCCTCTACGGCTGATCCTGCTGCCAAGGGGAAAATTGAATCTCACTATCATGGAGCATTTGGTGGGATTGAAGAGGTATTTACCTTCACGCGTTGCTTGAGTAGACTTTcagaaatgaaaaaacaatcCTGGATTCATTCTCCTTAA
- the rrp46 gene encoding exosome subunit Rrp46 translates to MNRIGILSRSDGSSEWKQGSARVICGVNGPIDVKIRDERLNKATVEVLVQPVSGVAETLEKMISSRIVGILEDAIFLNTYPRTLIQVSIQIIEEDGTDTLAAVINGAVLALLDAGISLKYIPCAINCHWKNKITQDEPDVDGTINKLESIITICYSISSEPAKLIFLETAGPIPEEDFFRVLETAPLHAEEVSKKMKELLFETYNESDGHENEKNPKEDVEMDVVA, encoded by the exons ATGAACCGTATAGGTATCCTCTCAAGGTCTGATGGCTCGAGCGAATGGAAACAAG GTTCTGCTAGGGTTATTTGTGGTGTCAATGGTCCTATTGATGTAAAAATCAGGGACGAAAGGCTTAACAAGGCCACCGTTGAAGTTTTGGTTCAACCTGTGAGTGGTGTCGCTGAGACTTTGGAAAAGATGATTTCTAGCAGAATTGTTGGTATCCTAGAAGATGCAATATTTCTAAACACATATCCAAGAACACTTATACAAGTGTCAATTCAGATAATAGAGGAAGATGGCACAGATACATTGGCTGCCGTAATCAATGGTGCGGTACTTGCTTTATTGGACGCAGGTAtctctttaaaatatattccCTGTGCAATAAATTGTCACTGGAAGAACAAAATAACTCAAGATGAACCTGATGTCGATGGGACAATTAACAAATTGGAGTCTATTATTACTATTTGTTATTCAATTTCCTCAGAACCAGccaaattaatttttctcgAAACAGCTGGCCCCATTCCagaagaagattttttCCGTGTTCTGGAGACAGCACCATTGCATGCCGAGGAAGTTTCtaagaaaatgaaagaattgctttttgaaaCGTACAACGAGAGCGATGGtcatgaaaatgaaaagaacCCCAAAGAGGATGTTGAGATGGATGTGGTTGCAtaa